The DNA region GGGCTCAGCAACGACTTCGTCGTGCTCGACGCGCGGCTGACACCGCTGCCGCAGATGACGCCGCAACTCGCACGCGCGCTGGGCGACCGGCGCACCGGGATCGGCTTCGATCAACTGGTGCTGCTGGAGCCGAGCGAGGCGCACGCGTTCCGGATGCGGATCTTCAATTCCGATGGCAGCGAGGTCGAGGCTTGCGGCAATGCCGCGCGGGCCGTGGCGCTGCTGCATGGCGAGCCCGCAGTCATCGAGACTGGCGGGGGGCCGATTGCGCTCGAACCGCTCGACGGCGGCGCACGGGTCGACATGGGGGCGCCGCGCTTCGATTGGGACGCGATCCCGCTCGCCTACCCGATGGACACCTTCACGATGCCGGTCGGGTGGGAGAGCCTTGAAGGGCCGATGGCAATCAATGTCGGCAATCCGCACGCGATCTTCTTCGTCGATGATGCCAATGCCGTACCGCTGGAAACGCTTGGCCCGGTGATCGAGCATGACCCGCTGTTTCCCGAGCGAGTGAACGTCAACGTAGCGAGCCTCGCCGGGTCAGATCACCTGAAGCTGAGGGTGTGGGAACGCGGTGCGGGGCTGACCCGTGCTTGCGGCACCGGGGCCTGCGCCACGGCGGTCGCGGCGATCCGGCGCGGGTTGGTGGCGAGCCCGGTGCGCGTCAGCTTGCCCGGCGGCGATCTGGTGATCGCGTGGCAGCCGGGCGGCACGATCCTGATGAGCGGCCCTGCGGCAGAAAGCTATCGCGGCACCTTCAATTGGGATGATTACGCCGCAGGAGCCGGAGCTTGAACGCTCCGCAGATTATCTCACTCGGCTGCCGCATGAACATCGCCGAGAGCGATCGGATGCGTGCGATGCTGGCGGGCGAAGCCGATCTGGTGGTGGTCAATTCCTGCGCGGTGACGGGTGAGGCGCTCAGCCAGACCCGCAAGGCAATCCGCCGCGCTCGGCGCGATCATCCTGGGGCGCGGCTGGTGGTGACCGGCTGCGCGGCGGAGATCGACCGCGCTGCGATTGGCGCGATGGACGAGGTTGATGGGGTGGTGGCAAATGCGGCCAAGCTCGATCCGCGTGCGTGGAATGTCGCGGGCGATGCCCCACCGGTTGCCCCAGCGCGCACCCGCGCATTTGTGGCGGTGCAGAACGGCTGCGATCATGCCTGCACATTTTGCGTCATCCCGCAGGGGCGCGGGGTCAGCCGGTCGTTGAGCGTGGCGGACGTGCTGCGCGAGGTTGAAGTGCATCTCGCTGCCGGAGCCAAGGAGGTTGTGCTCACCGGGGTCGATCTGACCTCATGGGGGCATGATCTGCCGGGCGAGCCGCGCCTTGGCACGCTGGTCGCAGCGATCCTTGCAGCCTTCCCCGGCGTCCCCCGCCTGCGTCTGTCCTCGGTCGACGGGATCGAGATCGACGAGCAGCTGTTCGACCTGCTCGCCCACGAGCCGCGCGTGATGCCGCACCTGCACCTCTCGCTCCAGCATGGCGCCGACCTGATCCTCAAGCGCATGAAGCGCCGCCATCTGCGCCGCGATGCGGTGGAACTGGCCCAGCGCCTCAAAGCGCTCCGGCCAGATATCGCCATAGGCGCTGACCTGATCGCCGGCTTCCCGACCGAGACGCAGGCGCATCACGCCGAAAACCTCAGCATCATCGACGAACTCGACATCGTCCATGCCCACATTTTCCCCTTCTCGCCCCGCCCCGGCACGCCTGCCGCGCGGATGCCGCAGGTGCCGCGCGACGTCGTGAAAGCCCGCGCTGCCGACCTGCGCGCCCGTGCCGCCGCGCGCCGTGCCGTTTGGCTCGACAGCCTTGTGGGCGAAACGCTCCCCGTCCTCGCCGAACGCGACAGCACGGGCTATGCCCCCAACTATGCCCGCGTCGCTCTGCCTGAAGGCACTCGCGCGGGGGACATCATCGAAGTGAATGTGCGCGAGGTCAGGGAGGGCCTGCTCGGATGAGTGAAACCAGCTGGAGCCAGCGCCTGTTCGGCGGCTTCGCCAAGACATCGGAGCGCCTGACTGCCAACCTTGCCGGGGTGGGCGGGAGCGCGAAGCTTGACGACGCCACGCTCGACGAGGTCGAGGATGCGCTCATCATGTCAGACCTCGGCCCTGCGGCGGCGGCGCGCATCCGTGCGCGGCTTTCTGACAAGCGCTTCGGGCTGGAAATCACCACCCGCGAGCTGAAGGAAGCGGTGGCGGAAGAGATCGCAGCAATCCTGCGTCCCGTTGCCAAGCCACTCGAGATCACCGCCTTCCCGCGCCCGCAGGTGATCCTTGTGATCGGCGTGAATGGCAGCGGCAAGACCACCACCATCGCAAAGCTCGCCCATCTGTTTCAGGAAGACGATTACGGAGTGCTGCTGGCGGCGGGCGACACCTTCCGCGCTGCGGCCATCGGCCAACTGGCGACATGGGCGGGCCGCATCGGCGTCGATTTGGTGCGCGGGCCTGAAGGCGGCGATCCTGCGGCGATTGTGTTCGATGCGGTCAAGCAGGCCACCGACACCGGGATCGATGCGCTGATCGTCGACACCGCAGGACGCTTGCAGAACAAGACCGAGCTGATGGAGGAGCTGGCGAAAATCCGCCGCGTCCTCGGCCGGCTCAACCCCGAAGCGCCGCACGATGTCGTGCTGGTGCTCGACGCTACCAACGGGCAGAACGCGCTGGCGCAGATCGACGTGTTCAAAGAGGTGGCAGGCGTCACCGGCCTGATCATGACCAAGCTGGATGGAACTGCACGCGGCGGGGTGCTTGTCGCAGCGGCAGAGCAATATGGCCTGCCGATCCACGCAATTGGTGTCGGCGAAAAAATCGAAGATCTGCGCCCGTTCGATCCCGATCTGGTCGCGCGCGTGATTGCAGGAGTGGCGTGATGAGCGAGACCGAAGGCAAAAAAGCCGCCTCCAGCTGGATCAGCGTCGCGGTTGATTACGGCCCGCTGTTGGTGTTCCTCGGCGTCTATCGCTGGAGCGCGCCGGCCGAGCCGGGCCCGGTTGGCGAGCTTTCCGCGATCATCGCCGGCACAGGCGCGTTCATGGTCGCGGCGGTCGCGGCGCTGATCATCTCGAAATGGCGGCTGGGCATAGTCTCGCCGATGCTGTGGTTTTCGACCGCGCTGATCGTCGGCTTCGGCAGCCTGACGATCTTTTTCGGTGATCCGACCTTTGTGCAGATCAAGCCGACCATCATCTACGCGGTGTTCGGCGTAGCGTTGCTAGGCGGGTTCTTTGCGGGCCGAGCGCTGCTCAAAATCCTGCTCGAGGCCGCGTTTGAAGGGCTGTCTGATGCAGGCTGGCTGAAGCTTTCGCGCAATTGGGGCGTGTTTTTTATTGCCCTTGCCATCCTCAACGAAGTTCTGCGAGCGCAGCTCGATTTTGAAGGCTGGCTGTGGGCCAAGCTTTGGGTGTTCCTGCCGCTGACCTTCCTGTTCACCTTCAGCCAGATCCCGATGCTGCTGAAAAACGGGCTCAGCTTTGAAGACCGCGACGAGCCGCTGAAGAACGAACCGCCGACCTCTTGACCATCCGCTCGTCGCCCCGGACTTGATCCGGGCCTTGGCTTCCTTCCCCGGGAGGACCGGATCGAAGTTTAGCCGAACCCCGGATCAAGTCCGGGGCGACGGGGTTGGAAGTGCCCTAAATCTCCACCTGACTCCCCAGCTCCACCACGCGGTTGGTCGGTAGCCGGAAGAACTCCATCGCGCTCGCCGCGTTACGCAGCATCCACGCGAACAGCTTCTCGCGCCAGATCGCCATGCCCGGCTTGGCCGATGCGAGCAGGGTCTGGCGGGACAGGAAGAAGCTGGTGTGCATCATGTCGAACGGTGCGCCGCACAGGTCGAGCGTGCGCAGCAGTGCGGGCACATCGGTTTCTTCAAGGAAGCCGCAGCGGATCGTGACCCGGTAGAAACCGTTGCCCAGATCCTTGCACGAATAGCGCTCGATCGATTCGAGATAGGGCACATCCTGAACCGCTACAGTCAGGATCAGGATGCGTTCGTGCAGCACCTTGTTGTGCTTGATATTGTGCAGCAGCGCCGATGGCACGCCGGTGTTGGTCGAGGCCATGAACACCGCCGTCCCAGCCACGCGGGTGGCGCTGTTCTGCGCGCTCTTGGCGAAAATCTCGATCGGCAGCGCACTTTCGCTCATGCTCGCCCGCATAAGTTCACGCCCGCGCGACCATGTGGTGAGCAGGGTGAAGATCACGAAGCCGATCAGCAGCGGAACCCAGCCGCCCTGCGGCACCTTGATCAGGTTCGCACCGAAATAGGCGACGTCGACGATCAGGAAAGCCGCGACCAGCGGAAGCGCCTTCCACACCGGCCAGCGCCACAGCGAGAACAAGACGGCTGCCAGCAGCAGCGTGTCGATGAACATCGCCCCGGTCACCGCGATGCCATAGGCTGCGGCAAGGTTGGTCGAAGACTGGAAGAACAGCACCAGCAGGATCACCATCACCATCAGACCCCAGTTGATCGTAGGGATGTAGATCTGCCCCGCAGCTGAAGCGCTGGTGTGGCGGATTTCCATGCGCGGGATGAAGCCGAGTTGGATCGCCTGCTGGGTTAGGCTGAATGCTCCCGAAATGACCGCCTGGCTGGCAATGATCGTGGCAAGCAGCGCGAGGATGATCACCGGCACGCGAACCACGTCGGGGATCATCAGGAAGAACGGATCCTTGACGAGCGCAGCCGCAGCCGCGGGCGAACTTGCCGATAGGATCATCGCACCCTGCCCCATGTAATTGAGCATCAGCGCCGGAAACACGAAAGTCAGCCACGACAGCCCGATCGGCTTGCGCCCGAAATGGCCCATGTCGGCGTAAAGCGCCTCGGCCCCGGTCACCGCCAGCACCACACTGCCCAGCGCGATAAAGGCGGTAAAGCCATCCGCCTGGAAGAACCGCAGCGCATTGATCGGGTTGATCGTTTCCAGAATGATCGCGGGATTAGCGCTCAGGTGCATCACCCCCAGCGTCGCCAGCATTCCGAAATAGGTCAGCATGATCGGGCCGAACAGCTTGCCGACTTTGCCGGACCCGCGTGACTGGATCGCGAACAGACCAAACAGGATCGCCACCGCAGTCGGCACGATCCACGGTTTGAACCCGGGAACGATGTATTGCAGACCCTCGGTCGCGGACAGGACCGAGATCGCGGGGGTGATCATGCTATCGCCGTAGAACAGCGCAGTGGCAAACACGCCCAGCAGGATCAGTGGCGCGGTCCACCGGCGATTGTCCGAGGCGCGCCGGATCAGCGCAAGCAAAGCAAGGCTGCCGCCTTCGCCCTTGTTGTCCGCGCGCATGATGGTGAGGACATATTTGACCGTCACCACCATCATCATCGACCAGAACACGAGGCTCAGCACACCGTGGATATGCGCGGCATCGGGCGTGATGCCGACTGTGCCGTGATGCGCGGCGAATGTCTCGCGGAAAGCATAAAGCGGGCTGGTGCCGATGTCGCCGAACACCACGCCTACAGCGCCGACCGCAAGGGTTAGCGTCGAAGCGCTGTGCCCGTGGCCCTGGGCACTCGCGGCGGCAGGCTCGTCAGTATTGGCTATGCTGCTCATCTTGATCGGATTTCCCGTATCCCGCGGTACTGCCCATCCTGCCGGAACCATTCAGGCCGATGAGGCAGCGCGCCTAGCACTGCCCATTCGCACCTGCAACATTATCAGCGTAGGTCCCGCGCACCAGAGAGAAAGGCGTCATTGGCCCTGAAGCATCGGCGCGCGGGCGATCATGTCGTTGAGCCGGGCGACGTCAGCCTCAAGCCCCTCGCGCCAAGGCGCATCAGGGGGTGAGTTGGCGAGCAGGCCTTGCCAGACATTGCGCGCCGCAACGATCTCACCGCTCTGACGATAGGCAGCGCCGAGAAAATATTCCGCGCCCGGATGGCCCGGGTCAATCGCCTTGGCTCGCCCGAAAGCCTGCACAGCGGCCGGCGTCACGAAACCATCGGCATGGCCGACCAGTGCAAGACCCAGCGCCAGCCAGCTTTCCACATCGCGCGGGTTATCGGCCAATCCGCGCTGGAGGAGATTAGCCGCATCGGCAAACTTGCCGCGGCGGGCAAAGGCGTCTGAGGTCACAAGGTAGTCAGGCGCAGGCAGTGTGCGCGAAAACAGCGCCGCACGCCCTTCAACCATTGCCTCGCCCTGCCCCGAAGCAGCCTCCGCCTCCCCTTTAGGCGCGGAGGCCTGCCCAGGTGAGCCCTGCCAGGCATAGCCCGCCAGCCCGAACACCAGCACAGCGCCGAACAGCGTCATGCCTTCACGCGGGAGCTTGAGCAGCAACACCGCAAGCGCAAAGGCTGCCAGCGCCAAAGCGCCGATCGCCAGCCAGCCGCCGATCATGCCGTATCCCCCCCCGCATCGCTGCGTCGCTTGCCCAACCGCCGCAGCAGCACGCCTCCTACGATCAGCAGCAGCAACACCGGTGCTGCGAACAGCGGCCAAGTGGTCGCGCTGACCTCAGGCTCGTAGCTGACGTAATCGCCATAGCGGTCGATCAGCCAGCCACGGATCTGGTCGGGGCTTTCGCCTGCCAGAATACGGCTGCGCACCTGATGGCGCATATCGCCCGCCATCGGCGCGTCGGAATCCGCGATGCTCTGCGATTGGCACTTGAGGCAACGCAGGGTGTGCATCAGCGCGGTCGCCTCGGCCTCAAGCCGCGGATCATCGAGCTGATTATAGGCATAGGGCGCCGGCGGCATGGAATCCTGCGCCAAGGCCGGAATGGCGAGCAAAGCCAGCAGCAAAGCCACGACGGCGCGGATCATCGGGCCTTCTCCAGTTCGTCCAGCAGCACCGCGACATGCTCGGGCCGGATGTCACCGATATGCTGATAGCGGATCACGCCCTTGGCATCGATCACAAAGGTTTCCGGCACCCCCGACGATCCGATCGCCAGCTGTACCTCGGAAATGCGGTCGCTGCCGATCCGCGAATAGGGATTGCCGTAACGGCCAAGGAAATTGGCAACGTCTTCGGGCCGGTCACGAATGGCGATGCCGACAATCTCGACGCCTCGAGCTTGCAGCGCTTCGAGTTGCGGTGCTTCGGCGATGCAGGGTGTGCACCAGCTGGCCCAGATGTTGAGCAGGCGCGGCTTGCCCCCTACGAGGTCAGTCTTTGCCGCGCCAGGCAGGCCGCTGAACGCAGGGTCGAGCGCGAAATCGGGCAAGGGCTGACCGATCATCGTGCTTTCGACAAACTCGTCCTTCTCCTGCGTGAGCACATAGCCAGCGACCCCAGCAAAGAAGGCGAACAGGGCGAGCGGCACCCACAGGAACAGACGCGAGCGCATAAGCCTACTCCGCCGGGACCGGCGAGGCGGCATCAAGCGCCTCGACATCGGCGCGGCGCTCTGCTCCCTTGGTTACCGCCGCGCGGCGCTTCACATCGACCTTCACTCGGCCCGCAATCGCCAGAATACCGCCCAGCGCGATGAGCAATCCGCCATACCAGATGAAGGTGACAAACGGCTTCCACCACACCCGGATCTGCCAGCGCCCATCCTCGGCCTGATTGCCGATCACCGCGTAAAGCTGCCCGTCCCAGCGGGTCAGCAGGGCGCTTTCGCTGGTGGATTGCGGCGGCGACCAGAAGTTGCGCGCTTGGGGATTGAGGATCACCGGCTCGCCGCCGTTCCTGCTTACCGCAAGCCGTGCTTCGATCGCGGTCCAGTTCGGCCCCGCGATGGGCGAGACGCTCTCGAGAGTGACCGCGAAGTCGCCGATCTGTTCGGTGCCGCCCGGCGCGACCGCAGCTAGGCGCTCCTGCGAGAACGCGCCTTCGCACGCCATGCCGAACAAGGAGACCGCTATACCGAAATGGGCGAGCACCATGCCCCAGGTTGCAACCGGCACGCGTGCGATATTGCGCCCACGCAGCGGCAGGAAGGCGGCGACCGCCAGCGCGGCGGCAAGGCCAAGGCCCAGCAGCGGCAACAACGGGAACTGGCCGAAGAAGCTCACCAGCGCGATCACGCCGATCACCAGCGCCGCAATCAGCGCCAGCTCGAACTGGAGCCGTGCAGGCTTGTCGCTCTTCCAGCGCAGGAGGGGGCCGACCGCCATCACGAGGAACATCGGGATCGCGAAGATTGCACCCGCCGGATTGAAGTAAGGCGGGCCGACCGACACCCGCACGTCAAACACCTCGGTCAGCAGCGGATAGAGCGTGCCGAGCAAGACGATCGCAAGGATCGCGGACAGCATCACATTGTTGAACACCAACGCGCCTTCGCGGCTGGCAATGGCGAAGCGCTTACCTTCGGCCACGGCGCCAGCGCGCAGAGCGAAGATCGTGAACGCGCCGCCGATGTAAAGCCCCAGCAGCCCGAGGATGAACGCCCCGCGCTCAGGATCGACCGCAAAGGCATGGACGCTCGTCAGCACGCCCGAGCGCACGAGGAAGGTGCCGAGCATCGACATTGAGAACGCCAGCACGCCCAGCATGATCGTCCACGTCCGCAGCGCATCGCGCGCGGCGAGCACGCTGACCGAATGCATCAGCGCGGTCGCAGCCAGCCACGGCATCAGCGAGGCATTCTCGACCGGATCCCAGAACCACCAGCCGCCCCAGCCCAGCTCGTAATAGGCCCAGTAAGAGCCGGCGGTGATCCCGAAGGTCAGCAGCACCCACGCGCCCAGCACCCAGGGGCGCAGCACACGGGCGAAGGAGGGATTCACCTGATTGGTCAGCAGCGCGCCCATGGCAAGGCTGAACGCGACCGACAGGCCGACATAGCCCGCATAAAGTGTCGGCGGGTGGATCGCGAGGCCGATGTCTTGCAGCAGCGGGTTGAGCCCCGTTCCTTCAGCCGCGGGGACCGGCAGCCGCTCGAACGGGTTGGAAGAAAGCAGCAGGAAGGCATAGAAGCCCAGCGCCACAAACCCCTGCACCGCCAGCGTCGCGCCCATAGTGCGCTCAGGCAGGCGCTTCTCGCACCCAGCCAGCAGGCCGCCCGACAGCGCCAGCACGCCGACCCACAGCAGCATTGAGCCTTCGTGGTTCCCCCATGTCCCCGTCAGCTTGTAAAGCAGCGGCTTCATCGAGTGGGAGTTGCTCGCGACCAGCTTGATCGACAGGTCGGTGATCGCGAAGGACCACAGCAGCATCAGGAAGGCCAGCACCGCAAGGAATGCCTGCACCACCGCCGCGGGGCGCGCATAGATTGCCAGCGGATTGACCGCGCCGTCCGCCGCCTTCAGCGCAAAGGCGCCCGAAACCATCTGCAACACCGCCAGCGCGGCGGCGAGCCACAGGGCGGCCAGTCCGATTTCGGGAATCATTGCTTGGCCCTCATCTGTGCCACGATGTTACTTCAGCCCGACGGTGGTTTCGGCTGCCATCTTGGCGGCCTGATCGGTGCCCATGCCTTCGAGTTCCTTGGGCACGTAATTCTCGTCATGCTTGGCGAGCAGATTGGTCGCCATGAACACCCCGTCCGGGCCAAGGCTGCCTTCTGCCACAACGCCCGAATTCTCGACGAACAGATCGGGCAGTATCCCCCGGTAGCGGACTGTAACCGTATCTGAGGTATTTCCGGCCACCACGAAGGTGACGGTCACGCCATCGGCCTCCGTCTTAATCGAACCTTTCTGAACCATCCCGCCAAGGCGCACGGCGCGTCCCGATTGAGGCGGATCCGCGACGATTTGTTCAGGAAAATAGAAATAGCTAATTTGATTGCGTGTCGCCCAAACGAATATCATCCCTGCAGCCATTAACGCAGCAAATGCAATAATCACAAGGATCAGACGTTGGTGCTTGGCTTTCATTACATTGTCCCGTTCAGCGCCGCCGCGACGCATCGCGCCGCGCCTCGGCGCGCGCCATTGAGCGCCAGGCCCAGACGATCAGCAGGGCCAGCGCAATCGCGCCTACGCCATAGGCGAGCCACACAAAATCCCACTGGTTCAATTCTTCGCGCATCACGCCTGTTCCATCGCGGGCGCTACCGGCGTCGACGCATCATCATCAAGCGCACGGCGGCGCAGGCGCGCTTCGACCTGTTGCTCTGCAATCAGCGCGCGCATCCGCATCAGCACAATTGCCCCGAACAGGAGCGAGAAGCCCACCACTGCGACCAGCAGCGGCACAAGGAAGGTTGCCTCAATCGCGCTTTTGCCTGCCGTGATGCTGGGGGGCTGGTGGAGCGAATTCCACCACACCACCGACCGGTTGATGATCGGCACATTCACCGCGCCGACAAGGCCGAAGATCGCGGCGATTTTGGTCGAGGAGCCTTCTTTCTCGGCCGCCTCGGTCAGGGCGATGTAACCGGCGTAAAGGAACAGCAGCACCAGCATTGAGGTCAGCCGGCCATCCCACTCCCACCAGGTGCCCCAAGTCGGCCGGCCCCAGATCGATCCGGTGGCGAGGCAGATCGCGCAGAACACCATTCCCGGCACCGCAATCGCGCGGGCAGACAGGGCGGCGAGTGGATGCTTCCAGATCAGCAGCATGGCGCTGGAAATCGCGATCCCCGCCCATCCGCCCATGCCGAGCCATGCGGCGGGCACGTGAATGAACAGGATGCGTACCGTATCGCCCATCAGCCGGTCGGGCGGCACCATGAACAGGCCCCAGCCCACCGCGCCAACAGACAGCACCAGACCGCTCCAGAACAGGAGCGGCATGAGCCACTTTGCAAGTGACAGAAAACGGGTGGGGTTGGCGTAGATGTGCATGATCGTTTGCGTCTGGCCGGGCTTGTAGCCTTACACCCGAACCGGACAAGAGAGCAAATCACGCGCGCGCGGAATAGTTCCCGCAGCGCCCCGCATCTTCAGCCGCGGCCGATGAGCTTTTGCGCCATCCTGTCGGCCACCACATCGGCCGAAACGCCGGTGCTTTCGCTTTCCTGCCAGATTGTTTCGAGTCGCCCGGGGATCTGCTCGACCAACGCATTGACCTCGGCAACATCGCCGGTGCGACTGTCGCGGCGGGCGAGGTATTCGGTCGCGACCGAGATAATCCCGCCAGCGTTGATGACATAGTCAGGCGCGTAGAGAATGCCGCGCGCCGCCAGCAGTCCGCCGTGCTCGGGACGGGCGAGCTGGTTGTTAGCCCCGCCCGCCACAATCGGACAGTCAAGCGCGGCAATTCCCGCATCATCGAGGATCGCGCCCAATGCATTGGGGCTGAACACGTCGCATGGCGTCGCCATGATCGCATCCGAGGACGTCGCCACGCCGCCCAACTGCGCTGCCAATGCCGCTGCGCGGTCCGCGTTGATATCGGCCAGCGTCAGCTTCGCGCCGTCACGCGCCAACAACCGGGCAACCCCGCCGCCGACCGAACCGGTGCCTTGCACAGCGACATGGACGCCCGCGAGGCTCTCCTTGCCGAGCTTGTGCCGCACCGCCGCCTTGATACCGAGATAGATGCCATAGGCCGTGAACGGGCCGGGATCGCCGCCCGCGCTGCCCTCGCCCGCCACCGGCAGGCCCGATACGTGCGCGGTGCGCTGCGAGACGGCAACCATGTCCGCCTCAGAGATGCCGACATCCTCGGCCGTGACGTAGCGCCCGCCGAGACCTTCGACCGCATCACCGAACGCGGCAAGCATCTCGGGGGTCTTGATCCGCTGCTCGTCCGCGAGGATCACCGCCTTGCCGCCGCCCATCGGCAGACCGGCCATCGCGTTCTTGTAGCTCATCCCGCGCGACAGGCGCAGCGCATCGCGCATTGCGCCTGCGGGATCGTTGTAATGCCAGAAACGGGTGCCCCCCGCAGACGGGCCGAGGTGGGTCGAATGGACCGCAATGATCGCCGTAAGTCCGCTCACCCGGTCGTGGACCAGCTGCACAAGCTCATGCGCGTCGAAATCGGGCTCGGCCCAGAATGCGGTCATGTCGTCTCCCCTGTCGGGCGCGGTGCTAACATGCTGCATGGGGGGAGATGGGGCGATCAACGGGGTTCGAACCCGCGACCTCCGGTACCACAAACCGGCGCTCTAACCAACTGAGCTATGATCGCCACACGCCCCTGCCCGCATACCACCATTTCGGTCGCTGCCAAGCCCGCGCGAAGTGGCGCGGTGTACGCTAGGCAGACGCACGTCAAGTGCGCTGGCGAGGGAGGCGCGCCTCTTGCACAAAGGCCTCTTCAAGGGAAGCGAAAACTGCTTTCCGCCGCCTCGCACGCAAGATTGTTACGCACCCCGGTGAATCATTGCCAAGCCACAACCCGCATCTATCCTTGGGCGGCCATGACAACCCTTTCCGATTCCATCGCCGCCAAGATCGCGGCGCAACCCGGTGTGCAGCGCGTACCGACCCCCAAGGCGGTGCTGTTCCAGCTTAAGCGATTCGTCGCGCCTGATCTGGCGGAAGAGCTGATGGCGCTGATTGATACAGGTCGCCGCCCCTCGACCATCGCCGACGACAATGGCGATCCTGTGTTCCGCACAAGCGAGACCTGCGATCTCTCCGCCGATCTCCCAGCGGTCCAGAAGATCGAGGCGCTGCTGGCCGAGCTGTCCGGCATCAACCCTGCCTTTGGCGAACCGCTGCAAGGCCAGCGTTATGCCGAAGGGCAGGAATTCAAGCCGCACACCGATTACTTCGCACCGGGCGGCCGGGATTTTCAGAAGTTCTGCGCCTTGTCAGGCAACCGCACCTGGACCTTCATGGTCTATCTCAATGATGTGGGGGC from uncultured Erythrobacter sp. includes:
- a CDS encoding cytochrome c-type biogenesis protein; translated protein: MIRAVVALLLALLAIPALAQDSMPPAPYAYNQLDDPRLEAEATALMHTLRCLKCQSQSIADSDAPMAGDMRHQVRSRILAGESPDQIRGWLIDRYGDYVSYEPEVSATTWPLFAAPVLLLLIVGGVLLRRLGKRRSDAGGDTA
- a CDS encoding potassium transporter Kup, producing MSSIANTDEPAAASAQGHGHSASTLTLAVGAVGVVFGDIGTSPLYAFRETFAAHHGTVGITPDAAHIHGVLSLVFWSMMMVVTVKYVLTIMRADNKGEGGSLALLALIRRASDNRRWTAPLILLGVFATALFYGDSMITPAISVLSATEGLQYIVPGFKPWIVPTAVAILFGLFAIQSRGSGKVGKLFGPIMLTYFGMLATLGVMHLSANPAIILETINPINALRFFQADGFTAFIALGSVVLAVTGAEALYADMGHFGRKPIGLSWLTFVFPALMLNYMGQGAMILSASSPAAAAALVKDPFFLMIPDVVRVPVIILALLATIIASQAVISGAFSLTQQAIQLGFIPRMEIRHTSASAAGQIYIPTINWGLMVMVILLVLFFQSSTNLAAAYGIAVTGAMFIDTLLLAAVLFSLWRWPVWKALPLVAAFLIVDVAYFGANLIKVPQGGWVPLLIGFVIFTLLTTWSRGRELMRASMSESALPIEIFAKSAQNSATRVAGTAVFMASTNTGVPSALLHNIKHNKVLHERILILTVAVQDVPYLESIERYSCKDLGNGFYRVTIRCGFLEETDVPALLRTLDLCGAPFDMMHTSFFLSRQTLLASAKPGMAIWREKLFAWMLRNAASAMEFFRLPTNRVVELGSQVEI
- the dapF gene encoding diaminopimelate epimerase; the protein is MHGLSNDFVVLDARLTPLPQMTPQLARALGDRRTGIGFDQLVLLEPSEAHAFRMRIFNSDGSEVEACGNAARAVALLHGEPAVIETGGGPIALEPLDGGARVDMGAPRFDWDAIPLAYPMDTFTMPVGWESLEGPMAINVGNPHAIFFVDDANAVPLETLGPVIEHDPLFPERVNVNVASLAGSDHLKLRVWERGAGLTRACGTGACATAVAAIRRGLVASPVRVSLPGGDLVIAWQPGGTILMSGPAAESYRGTFNWDDYAAGAGA
- a CDS encoding DsbE family thiol:disulfide interchange protein, producing the protein MRSRLFLWVPLALFAFFAGVAGYVLTQEKDEFVESTMIGQPLPDFALDPAFSGLPGAAKTDLVGGKPRLLNIWASWCTPCIAEAPQLEALQARGVEIVGIAIRDRPEDVANFLGRYGNPYSRIGSDRISEVQLAIGSSGVPETFVIDAKGVIRYQHIGDIRPEHVAVLLDELEKAR
- a CDS encoding cytochrome c biogenesis factor, translating into MIGGWLAIGALALAAFALAVLLLKLPREGMTLFGAVLVFGLAGYAWQGSPGQASAPKGEAEAASGQGEAMVEGRAALFSRTLPAPDYLVTSDAFARRGKFADAANLLQRGLADNPRDVESWLALGLALVGHADGFVTPAAVQAFGRAKAIDPGHPGAEYFLGAAYRQSGEIVAARNVWQGLLANSPPDAPWREGLEADVARLNDMIARAPMLQGQ
- a CDS encoding MiaB/RimO family radical SAM methylthiotransferase yields the protein MNAPQIISLGCRMNIAESDRMRAMLAGEADLVVVNSCAVTGEALSQTRKAIRRARRDHPGARLVVTGCAAEIDRAAIGAMDEVDGVVANAAKLDPRAWNVAGDAPPVAPARTRAFVAVQNGCDHACTFCVIPQGRGVSRSLSVADVLREVEVHLAAGAKEVVLTGVDLTSWGHDLPGEPRLGTLVAAILAAFPGVPRLRLSSVDGIEIDEQLFDLLAHEPRVMPHLHLSLQHGADLILKRMKRRHLRRDAVELAQRLKALRPDIAIGADLIAGFPTETQAHHAENLSIIDELDIVHAHIFPFSPRPGTPAARMPQVPRDVVKARAADLRARAAARRAVWLDSLVGETLPVLAERDSTGYAPNYARVALPEGTRAGDIIEVNVREVREGLLG
- a CDS encoding inner membrane-spanning protein YciB, whose protein sequence is MSETEGKKAASSWISVAVDYGPLLVFLGVYRWSAPAEPGPVGELSAIIAGTGAFMVAAVAALIISKWRLGIVSPMLWFSTALIVGFGSLTIFFGDPTFVQIKPTIIYAVFGVALLGGFFAGRALLKILLEAAFEGLSDAGWLKLSRNWGVFFIALAILNEVLRAQLDFEGWLWAKLWVFLPLTFLFTFSQIPMLLKNGLSFEDRDEPLKNEPPTS
- the ftsY gene encoding signal recognition particle-docking protein FtsY, with the protein product MSETSWSQRLFGGFAKTSERLTANLAGVGGSAKLDDATLDEVEDALIMSDLGPAAAARIRARLSDKRFGLEITTRELKEAVAEEIAAILRPVAKPLEITAFPRPQVILVIGVNGSGKTTTIAKLAHLFQEDDYGVLLAAGDTFRAAAIGQLATWAGRIGVDLVRGPEGGDPAAIVFDAVKQATDTGIDALIVDTAGRLQNKTELMEELAKIRRVLGRLNPEAPHDVVLVLDATNGQNALAQIDVFKEVAGVTGLIMTKLDGTARGGVLVAAAEQYGLPIHAIGVGEKIEDLRPFDPDLVARVIAGVA